The following proteins come from a genomic window of Primulina eburnea isolate SZY01 unplaced genomic scaffold, ASM2296580v1 ctg536_ERROPOS2741112+, whole genome shotgun sequence:
- the LOC140821350 gene encoding ceramide kinase-like, with the protein MERNENVSMDENPHPNALFNDACKDSILSTKLFLDYVGEVVLTLNSDGLSWKLTESVHNEEDKFSCLRLKLVPNTEAEFKFSDVYAANFIDWGLVHESVLASAKGFSSGHSFKMYRFMVHVVQKSNNHSSIWTPSRYSFGHENLEVCKVWVNQINCYLHMERCRPKSLLVFVHPKSGKGNGCRIWEAVVPLFSQAKVKTKVIVTERAGHARDLLTSISDVELRLYDGVIAVGGDGFFNEILNGLLLPRHKAPYPPAPGDFIPAISSESNLSIHRERTNVEPSDDKEDQSPLLTGLEHNGPLSSQCGPEPEFYFPSEEFRFGIIPAGSTDAIVICTTGARDPVTSALHIILGKRVHIDIAQVVRWKMTNASNDEPCVRYAASFAGYGFYGDVITESEKYRWMGPKRYDYAGTKVFLQHRSYEAEVNYLEVESEKSGSSVETNAQGSRTLWQFRRKRERMSCRANCTVCNETTNKSMIGCSSLATNLEGLRWSKSKGHFLSVGAAVISCRNEKAPDGLVADAHLSDGFLHLILIKDCPHPSYLWHLIQLTRKGGKPLDFNFVEHHKTPAFTFTSFGKEGVWNVDGELFHAHKLSAQVFRGLVSLFGTGPDA; encoded by the exons ATGGAACGTAATGAGAATGTTTCAATGGATGAAAATCCTCATCCGAATGCACTGTTTAATGATGCATGTAAAGATTCTATCTTGAGCACGAAGCTTTTCTTAGATTATGTTGGGGAGGTGGTTCTCACCCTTAATTCAGACGGGCTGTCATGGAAATTAACGGAATCTGTACATAAT GAGGAAGATAAATTCTCCTGCTTGCGCCTGAAGCTTGTTCCAAATACTGAGGCAGAGTTTAAGTTTTCTGATGTTTATGCTGCTAACTTCATCGATTGGGGTTTGGTGCACGAATCTGTTCTAGCCAGTGCGAAAGGATTCAGTTCAGGTCATTCATTCAAG ATGTACAGATTTATGGTTCATGTTGTCCAAAAGTCAAATAACCATTCCTCTATTTGGACTCCATCGCGTTACTCTTTTGGTCATGAGAATTTGGAGGTCTGTAAGGTTTGGGTTAATCAGATTAATTGTTATCTACACATGGAGCGCTGTCGACCTAAGAGTTTATTG GTTTTTGTTCACCCAAAGAGTGGCAAAGGAAATGGATGTAGGATTTGGGAAGCGGTAGTACCATTGTTTTCACAGGCCAAAGTGAAAACAAAG GTAATAGTGACAGAAAGGGCAGGACATGCACGTGATTTGTTGACCTCGATTTCTGATGTGGAGCTTAGGTTATATGATGGTGTTATAGCTGTT GGCGGGGATggatttttcaatgaaattCTGAATGGTCTTCTATTACCAAGACATAAAGCTCCATACCCACCGGCTCCTGGGGATTTCATACCTGCCATTTCAAGTGAGTCCAATCTCTCGATTCATAGAGAACGAACCAATGTAGAGCCTAGTGACGATAAAGAAGATCAGTCGCCCCTTCTTACAGGATTGGAACATAATGGACCTCTATCCAGCCAATGTG GACCAGAACCCGAGTTCTATTTTCCTAGTGAAGAATTTAGATTTGGGATCATCCCCGCTGGATCTACTGATGCCATTGTAATTTG TACAACTGGGGCTCGAGACCCTGTAACATCAGCATTGCATATCATCCTTGGAAAAAGGGTGCACATTGATATAGCTCAAGTTGTAAGATGGAAAATGACAAATGCATCAAATGATGAACCCTGTGTACGCTATGCAGCTTCTTTTGCTGG GTATGGTTTCTATGGAGATGTCATAACAGAGAGCGAAAAGTATCGGTGGATGGGACCTAAGAGATATGATTATGCTGGAACAAAGGTGTTCCTTCAGCACAG GTCTTATGAGGCTGAAGTGAATTATTTAGAAGTTGAATCAGAAAAAAGTGGCTCGAGTGTTGAAACCAATGCTCAAGGTAGTAGAACGCTTTGGCAATTTCGTCGAAAACGTGAGCGGATGAGTTGTCGTGCGAACTGCACAGTTTGTAATGAAACAACCAATAAAAGTATGATTGGATGCTCGAGTTTGGCTACTAACTTAGAAGGGTTGAGATGGTCGAAATCCAAAGGACATTTTCTTAGTGTGGGTGCTGCTGTAATCTCTTGCCGCAATGAAAAGGCGCCAGATGGTTTGGTTGCTGATGCCCACCTTTCTGATGGGTTCTTGCATCTCATATTGATTAAAGACTGCCCTCACCCTTCTTATCTATG GCATCTAATTCAGCTTACCAGAAAAGGTGGAAAACCCCTGGATTTTAACTTCGTCGAACACCATAAA ACTCCGGCTTTCACATTCACATCTTTCGGAAAGGAGGGCGTATGGAATGTGGATGGCGAGCTCTTTCATGCGCATAAGCTATCAGCTCAAGTTTTCCGAGGTCTTGTTAGCTTATTTGGAACCGGTCCTGACGCATAA